The following proteins are encoded in a genomic region of Oncorhynchus gorbuscha isolate QuinsamMale2020 ecotype Even-year linkage group LG11, OgorEven_v1.0, whole genome shotgun sequence:
- the LOC124048472 gene encoding nucleolar transcription factor 1-like: MDFTEEEEMETSDKEQAWGREDLMTLLHGIKENIPKGDMSIYTKGERTLEWDKVAFGPYSPQMCHQKWKELSKKMRKVRSLAELVTEAEVAFENPFQCQNWKIHPDFPRRPTPSNGIFAKENFKKFKKQQPELTPPELFKLMNEKYNELPEHKKAKYTVKFQKEKEMYEKRMRKLRKEYSGGKKVQRDCLKNIKGPLTPHGLWYRHERREFLLANPGAKRDCIRQSIVQKMRWSKLPDEEKLKWINRSLEQQTQYEEEKMKEHPENNGSRKAKHKPLLRKSERLLKDLADGKPDKPPSKGYNLFCREQKATIQGEGLPNTQYLVICSQRWKEMTKSKKEDYQRRCDKLKKEYEVNMNQFLCTVTDKEHILLENRKSMRTSTLAAQKVTKNKFQGEPKKPPERGHTVFYSEKMAELRAKSSHLSSRKCMAMVSPLWKKLAQKEKEHYQRIAQKRAREYQVELRSWFNTLSIKEQAKYLDQNPNKLKILDNTEQRLMAKKGRTSDSEDDDIDTSSDEVDSDEDAEHMMEKENWSGCSSISSSSEEDSDTE; this comes from the exons ATGGATTTTACAGAGGAAGAAGAAATGGAGACAAGTGATAAAGAACAAG CCTGGGGTAGGGAGGACCTGATGACGCTCCTGCATGGTATCAAAGAAAACATTCCCAAAGGTGACATGAGTATTTACACTAAAGGGGAGAGGACACTGGAGTGGGACAAGGTGGCTTTTGGTCCCTACTCTCCACAGATGTGTCATCAAAAGTGGAAGGAACTATCAAAAAAG ATGCGCAAGGTTCGTTCTCTAGCAGAGCTGGTCACTGAAGCTGAGGTTGCCTTTGAAAACCCTTTCCAGTGCCAGAACTGGAAG ATACACCCTGACTTCCCAAGGAGACCTACCCCGTCAAACGGCATCTTCGCCAAAGAGAACTTTAAAAAGTTTAAGAAGCAGCAGCCTGAATTGACACCTCCTGAACTCTTTAAGTTAATGAATGAGAAGTATAATGAGCTCCCAGAGCACAAGaag GCAAAATATACTGTGAAGTTCCAGAAAGAGAAGGAAATGTATGAGAAACGCATGAGGAAGTTGAG GAAAGAGTACTCTGGGGGGAAGAAGGTACAGAGAGACTGTTTAAAGAACATAAAAGGGCCCCTCACACCCCACGGGCTCTGGTACCGCCACGAGAGGAGGGAATTCCTTCTAGCCAACCCAGGT GCCAAAAGGGACTGTATCAGGCAGAGTATTGTGCAGAAGATGCGCTGGTCCAAGCTACCTGACGAGGAGAAACTCAAGTGGATCAATCGCTCTCTGGAGCAGCAGACACAGTATGAGGAG GAGAAGATGAAGGAGCACCCAGAGAATAACGGGAGTCGGAAGGCCAAGCATAAGCCACTTCTACGCAAGAGTGAGAGACTGTTGAAGGACTTGGCAGACGGCAAACCTGACAAACCCCCATC GAAGGGTTACAACCTTTTCTGTAGGGAACAGAAAGCCACCATACAGGGAGAGGGACTCCCTAACACCCAGTATTTGGTGATTTGCTCCCAGCGCTGGAAAGAAATGACAAAGAGTAAAAAGGAAGACTACCAGAGACGCTGTGACAAG TTAAAGAAGGAATACGAGGTCAACATGAACCAATTTTTGTGT ACTGTGACAGATAAGGAGCACATTCTATTGGAGAACAGGAAAAGCATGCGGACCTCAACGTTGGCTGCACAAAAAGTGACGAAAAATAAGTTTCAAGGCGAGCCTAAGAAACCACCTGA GCGGGGTCACACAGTATTTTACAGCGAGAAGATGGCGGAGCTGAGAGCCAAGTCGAGCCACCTCAGCTCCAGGAAGTGCATGGCCATGGTCAGCCCACTGTGGAAGAAGCTGGCCCAGAAGGAAAAGGAGCACTACCAGAGAATAGCCCAGAAGAGGGCTAGGGAGTACCAAGTAGAGCTGCGCAGCTGGTTTAAT ACCTTGTCCATAAAGGAACAAGCAAAGTACTTGGATCAAAACCCAAAT AAATTGAAAATCCTCGACAACACAGAGCAGAGATTGATGGCAAAGAAGGGCAGAACATCA GACTCGGAGGATGACGACATCGACACATCCAGTGATGAAGTTGACTCTGATGAG GATGCCGAACATATGATGGAAAAGGAGAATTGGTCAGGGTGCTCCAGTATTAGCTCCAGTTCTGAAGAGGACTCCGATACGGAATGA